The Actinopolyspora erythraea genome has a segment encoding these proteins:
- a CDS encoding class I SAM-dependent DNA methyltransferase has product MARNTIYDQFAEAYALHSEHSPANAYYDRPAILGLAGDVSGRNVLELGCAAGVLSEQLVERGASVFGVDREPKMVELARRRLDGRARFEVADLSEPLETVVTSSVDLVVASLVLHYLPDWEPLLTELDRCLVPGGELVFSVHHPAADWQWFGRPDYLRTELVAETWPVGGQEVSVSFYRRPLSAVFDQLHRCGFVVDTVGEPRPLPELNDLSPDAYVELSSKPVFLFVKAFTVG; this is encoded by the coding sequence GTGGCACGCAATACGATCTACGATCAGTTCGCGGAAGCCTACGCGCTGCACTCCGAGCACAGTCCGGCCAACGCCTACTACGACCGTCCGGCCATCCTGGGGTTGGCGGGTGACGTCTCCGGCAGGAACGTGCTCGAACTCGGGTGCGCGGCCGGGGTGCTGTCCGAACAGCTCGTCGAACGCGGTGCCTCGGTGTTCGGAGTGGATCGCGAGCCGAAGATGGTCGAACTCGCCCGTCGCAGGCTGGACGGGCGTGCCCGGTTCGAGGTGGCCGACCTCTCGGAACCGCTCGAGACCGTGGTCACCTCGAGCGTCGACCTGGTGGTGGCCTCGTTGGTGCTGCACTACCTGCCGGACTGGGAACCGCTGTTGACCGAACTGGACCGGTGCCTGGTTCCCGGGGGCGAGCTGGTGTTCTCCGTGCACCACCCGGCGGCTGACTGGCAGTGGTTCGGACGACCGGACTACCTGCGCACCGAGCTGGTCGCCGAGACCTGGCCGGTGGGGGGACAGGAGGTCTCGGTCTCCTTCTACCGCAGACCGCTCTCGGCGGTGTTCGACCAGCTGCACCGGTGCGGTTTCGTGGTCGACACCGTGGGGGAGCCGCGTCCGCTGCCCGAGCTCAACGATCTCTCCCCCGACGCCTACGTGGAGCTGAGCAGCAAGCCCGTGTTCCTGTTCGTCAAGGCCTTCACGGTGGGCTGA
- a CDS encoding Lrp/AsnC family transcriptional regulator, protein MTDRNAAQSSELEATDRAILRELLRDGRCSFTDLGERVGLSVSAVHQRVRRLEQRGALRGYTARVDGEQIGLPLTAFISLTPIDPAAPDDYPQRLEHLPEIESCFSVAGDESYILQVRVASPLALEDLLRQIRESAKVSTRTTVVLSTPFENRPPEL, encoded by the coding sequence GTGACAGACCGGAATGCCGCGCAGAGTTCCGAGCTCGAGGCGACCGATCGGGCCATTCTCCGGGAACTGCTTCGGGACGGCCGTTGCAGTTTCACCGATCTCGGGGAACGGGTCGGGCTCAGCGTCTCGGCGGTGCACCAGCGTGTCCGCAGGTTGGAGCAACGCGGAGCACTGCGTGGCTACACGGCCAGGGTGGACGGGGAGCAGATCGGGCTGCCGCTGACGGCGTTCATCTCGCTGACCCCGATCGACCCGGCGGCTCCGGACGACTACCCACAGCGGCTGGAGCACCTGCCCGAGATCGAGTCCTGCTTCTCGGTGGCCGGGGACGAGTCCTACATCCTGCAGGTTCGGGTGGCCTCCCCACTGGCTCTGGAGGACCTGCTGCGGCAGATCCGGGAGTCGGCGAAGGTTTCCACCCGGACCACCGTGGTGCTGTCCACCCCGTTCGAGAACCGCCCCCCGGAACTTTAG
- a CDS encoding ArsR/SmtB family transcription factor: protein MTERDSYELDAASLRALAHPLRIRILGELRASGPATATQLAERFEQRSGTTSWHLRQLAEHGFVEQDTERGNRRERWWRAVHSETALRPESFSADAELGPALSTLLHEVAANHHRELTRFLATLPEWPGEWIEASELSDWVLSLPHAELAEFTAEAGRLVERYRRDPEPGDEPVLVQLRAFPRGERRE, encoded by the coding sequence GTGACCGAACGGGACAGCTACGAACTCGACGCGGCGAGCCTGCGCGCCCTGGCCCACCCGCTGCGGATCCGGATCCTCGGCGAGCTGCGCGCGAGCGGTCCGGCCACTGCCACGCAGCTGGCCGAGCGGTTCGAGCAACGCTCGGGAACCACCAGCTGGCACCTGCGGCAGCTCGCCGAGCACGGTTTCGTCGAGCAGGACACCGAACGCGGCAACCGCCGGGAACGCTGGTGGCGGGCGGTGCACTCGGAAACCGCGCTTCGCCCGGAGAGCTTCAGCGCCGACGCCGAACTCGGCCCGGCGCTGAGCACCCTGCTGCACGAGGTGGCCGCCAACCACCACCGCGAACTCACCCGGTTCCTGGCCACGCTGCCGGAGTGGCCCGGTGAGTGGATCGAGGCCTCGGAACTGTCGGACTGGGTGCTGTCCCTCCCACACGCCGAACTGGCCGAGTTCACGGCCGAAGCGGGCAGACTCGTGGAACGCTACCGCCGCGATCCCGAACCCGGTGACGAACCGGTGCTGGTGCAGCTTCGGGCCTTCCCGCGAGGGGAGCGGCGGGAATGA
- a CDS encoding 5'-3' exonuclease — translation MLLDSAGIWFRSYYALPESLTSPDGTPVNAVRGFCDMLAKLLTERGPHRLVACLDNDWRPEFRVRALPSYKAHRVAEPAPETGTTNTGTAEEAVPDTLEPQIPVILELLAALGIDTAEAEGHEADDVIATLVAREDTDPVEVITGDRDLFQLVRDSPTSSRVVYIGGGLAKAQDYGPTELAQRYELPTENAGRAYAEMAVLRGDPSDGLPGVAGIGEKTAAKLITRFGSLAELRAAAEAGDPGLTNRNRERLLEAAEYLDAAPTVVNTVTDSPVTHSLPTDAKPVTALDTGRVRELQREWGLGSPVDRLLAALAD, via the coding sequence ATGCTGCTCGACTCGGCCGGAATCTGGTTCCGCTCCTACTACGCGCTGCCGGAGTCACTGACCTCCCCGGACGGAACGCCGGTGAACGCGGTGCGCGGGTTCTGCGACATGCTCGCGAAACTGCTCACCGAACGCGGACCGCACCGCCTGGTGGCCTGCCTGGACAACGACTGGCGCCCCGAGTTCCGGGTGCGCGCGCTGCCCTCGTACAAGGCACACCGGGTGGCCGAGCCCGCTCCGGAGACCGGAACAACGAACACCGGGACGGCGGAGGAGGCGGTTCCCGACACGCTGGAACCGCAGATTCCGGTGATCCTGGAGCTGCTGGCCGCCCTGGGCATCGACACCGCCGAGGCCGAGGGCCACGAGGCCGACGACGTCATCGCGACGCTGGTGGCGCGGGAGGACACCGACCCGGTAGAGGTGATCACCGGCGACCGCGATCTGTTCCAGTTGGTAAGGGACTCTCCCACCAGCTCCCGGGTCGTCTACATCGGTGGCGGACTGGCCAAGGCACAGGACTACGGCCCTACGGAGCTGGCGCAGCGCTACGAGCTGCCCACCGAGAACGCCGGCCGCGCCTACGCCGAGATGGCTGTGCTGCGAGGCGACCCCTCCGACGGACTGCCCGGTGTGGCCGGGATAGGGGAGAAGACGGCTGCCAAACTGATCACCCGGTTCGGCTCACTGGCCGAACTGCGCGCGGCGGCCGAGGCCGGGGACCCCGGGTTGACCAACCGCAACCGGGAGAGGCTGCTGGAGGCCGCCGAGTACCTCGACGCCGCGCCGACAGTGGTCAACACGGTGACCGACTCCCCGGTGACCCACAGCCTTCCCACCGACGCGAAACCGGTTACCGCGCTGGACACCGGGCGGGTCCGCGAGTTGCAGCGGGAATGGGGCCTCGGCAGCCCCGTGGACCGGCTGCTCGCCGCGTTGGCGGACTGA
- a CDS encoding DUF4333 domain-containing protein has protein sequence MSNPHGSLPPWQSDERQWYGNRSSYGVGFEQWGSGAYPVESGRGHPGAPTPGGGPSGGVPGRRRRRLWPWLLVLVLLPAVLVGAFLGFVTPGWFYRTVLEADSVQQGVRQVARDSYGVDGIESVDCPEGEPVRVGHSFTCVLRVGGVGKEVRVVVRDTDGTYAVDRPR, from the coding sequence ATGAGCAATCCCCACGGCTCGTTACCGCCCTGGCAGTCGGACGAACGGCAGTGGTACGGGAACCGGAGCTCCTACGGTGTCGGTTTCGAGCAGTGGGGTTCGGGGGCGTACCCGGTGGAAAGTGGCCGTGGTCATCCGGGGGCTCCGACTCCGGGCGGCGGGCCGAGTGGAGGTGTTCCCGGGCGGCGTCGCCGTCGGTTGTGGCCCTGGCTGCTCGTCTTGGTGCTGCTGCCCGCGGTGCTGGTGGGAGCGTTCCTGGGATTCGTGACACCCGGCTGGTTCTACCGCACGGTGCTGGAGGCCGACTCGGTGCAGCAGGGGGTGCGCCAGGTCGCTCGTGATTCCTACGGCGTGGACGGAATCGAGTCGGTCGACTGCCCGGAGGGCGAGCCGGTACGCGTCGGACACAGCTTCACCTGCGTGCTGCGGGTGGGTGGAGTCGGTAAGGAGGTCCGGGTCGTGGTGCGGGACACGGACGGGACCTACGCGGTCGACAGGCCGCGGTGA
- a CDS encoding GDSL-type esterase/lipase family protein, which translates to MRTRRSKLITLFLVGSVFALVLLVSDRPVPVPRPPEPELPRAVVTMGDSTISGEGAGDYLPGTDGRDGNWCHRSSEAVIRQLNLPSEVKRFNLACSGARAGTVGLDSGTDDARSSQAAELARLAERYRITEIVVAVGANDDPDFVGVLNSCVQAWISKTPGGCSKRLRNEWPDRVEDMRPKVGEALADIKNVMRRAGYTRDDYSLVLQSYASPVGPGIRPDLHGLSGCPLRGLDVRWVRNTAVPQLSAGLREVAERQDVRFLDLSRAGHGHEACTASEEAAGTEWFRRLAVDWQDLEHEKRASHAMQESFHPNATGYARIAGCLDEFLASERRQAGCLPDGEGTLRMVPIERVTSEPTSRSGSRTVSPP; encoded by the coding sequence ATGCGAACGCGCCGGTCGAAACTGATCACCCTGTTCCTCGTCGGAAGCGTGTTCGCACTGGTGCTGCTGGTCAGCGACAGGCCGGTACCCGTCCCGCGCCCGCCCGAACCGGAGCTGCCCCGGGCGGTGGTCACCATGGGGGACAGCACGATCTCCGGTGAGGGCGCGGGCGACTACCTCCCGGGCACGGACGGGCGGGACGGCAACTGGTGCCACCGCTCCTCCGAGGCCGTGATTCGGCAGCTCAACCTGCCTTCCGAGGTGAAACGGTTCAACCTCGCCTGTTCCGGGGCCAGAGCGGGCACGGTCGGCCTGGACTCCGGCACGGACGACGCGCGGAGCTCGCAGGCGGCCGAACTGGCGCGGCTCGCCGAGCGGTACCGGATCACCGAGATCGTGGTGGCCGTCGGAGCGAACGACGACCCCGACTTCGTCGGTGTGCTGAACTCCTGCGTCCAAGCTTGGATCTCCAAGACCCCGGGAGGCTGTTCGAAACGACTGCGGAACGAATGGCCCGACCGGGTGGAGGACATGCGACCGAAGGTCGGCGAGGCCCTGGCTGACATCAAGAACGTGATGCGCCGGGCGGGCTACACGCGGGACGACTACTCACTGGTGCTGCAGTCCTACGCCTCACCGGTGGGACCGGGTATCCGCCCGGACCTGCACGGGTTGTCCGGTTGCCCGCTGCGCGGCCTCGACGTGCGCTGGGTTCGGAACACGGCCGTCCCGCAGCTCTCGGCCGGGCTGCGCGAGGTGGCCGAGCGACAGGACGTGCGGTTCCTGGACCTCTCCCGCGCCGGGCACGGGCACGAGGCGTGTACCGCGTCCGAGGAGGCGGCCGGCACGGAGTGGTTCCGTCGTCTCGCGGTCGACTGGCAGGACCTGGAACACGAGAAGCGCGCCTCGCACGCGATGCAGGAGTCGTTCCACCCCAACGCGACCGGCTACGCGCGCATCGCCGGATGCCTCGACGAGTTCCTGGCCTCCGAGCGGCGTCAAGCGGGCTGCTTACCCGACGGCGAGGGAACGCTGCGCATGGTGCCGATCGAACGGGTCACATCCGAACCGACCTCCCGGAGCGGTTCGCGCACCGTCAGCCCACCGTGA
- a CDS encoding GNAT family N-acetyltransferase, whose amino-acid sequence MTEHDVRPLVESEYRAAHDLFRAALHMPAATDSAWWRMAPPYEFGRVWGDHIDGALAGTAMAFPSSVVLPGGAELPAAAVTAVGVRADRTRRGVLTHLMRAQLNEAWQEGEAIAMLHASETPIYGRFGYGVATRARTVRLEKASAKLREDAPGGGEVRLVDPESARELLPGIYRGMPSRAGMISRPSAWWETRLRRDDPSGEPIVIAVHRDESGDDDGFAIWTVHSNDPRFGDGRTTLRLLDMCAASSAARCELWRFLLGIDLVDEVVAIERPLDEPLEWWLTDSRQCRVRDVYDDLWVRPVDVTAALRGRDYGGSEAVVLEVRDTTLPHNEGRYLVGPDGVERVEREAQLSLDVALLAPLLFGEVASSTLADANLLAVHDPAALSVADALFATGRYSWCGTHF is encoded by the coding sequence GTGACCGAGCACGACGTCCGACCGCTGGTGGAGTCCGAGTACCGCGCCGCGCACGACCTGTTCCGAGCCGCGTTGCACATGCCCGCCGCGACGGACTCCGCCTGGTGGCGCATGGCGCCCCCTTACGAGTTCGGTCGTGTCTGGGGCGACCACATCGATGGTGCGCTGGCCGGGACCGCGATGGCGTTTCCGAGTTCGGTGGTGCTGCCGGGAGGCGCTGAGCTGCCCGCCGCGGCCGTGACCGCGGTGGGGGTCCGGGCGGATCGGACCCGCAGGGGTGTGCTGACTCACCTTATGCGTGCCCAGTTGAACGAGGCGTGGCAGGAAGGTGAGGCCATCGCCATGCTGCACGCCTCGGAAACCCCTATCTACGGGCGCTTCGGCTACGGCGTCGCCACCAGGGCGCGAACGGTGCGTCTGGAGAAGGCGAGTGCGAAACTGCGCGAGGACGCTCCCGGTGGTGGTGAGGTGCGCCTGGTCGATCCCGAAAGCGCGCGGGAACTGCTGCCCGGTATCTACCGGGGGATGCCGTCCCGGGCGGGTATGATCTCTCGGCCGTCGGCCTGGTGGGAGACGCGGCTGCGTCGGGACGACCCGAGCGGGGAGCCCATCGTGATCGCCGTGCACCGCGACGAGTCCGGTGACGACGACGGGTTCGCGATCTGGACGGTGCACAGCAACGACCCCAGGTTCGGCGACGGCCGCACCACCCTCCGGTTGCTGGACATGTGCGCTGCGAGTTCGGCGGCCCGCTGCGAGCTGTGGCGGTTCCTGCTCGGCATCGATCTGGTGGACGAGGTCGTGGCGATCGAACGGCCGCTCGACGAGCCGCTGGAGTGGTGGTTGACCGACAGCCGACAGTGCCGCGTCCGGGACGTCTACGACGACCTGTGGGTGCGTCCGGTGGACGTCACCGCCGCGTTGCGCGGGCGTGACTACGGTGGTTCCGAGGCCGTCGTGCTCGAGGTGCGCGACACCACGCTGCCGCACAACGAGGGCCGCTACCTGGTGGGCCCTGACGGGGTCGAGCGCGTGGAGCGGGAAGCGCAGCTGAGCCTCGATGTCGCGCTGCTCGCTCCGCTGCTGTTCGGCGAGGTCGCTTCGTCCACCCTGGCTGACGCGAACCTGCTCGCGGTCCACGACCCGGCGGCGCTGTCGGTGGCCGACGCGCTGTTCGCCACCGGCCGCTACTCCTGGTGCGGCACCCACTTCTGA
- a CDS encoding MFS transporter, with protein sequence MNRLRLLTLWLSTGTVSTASAAGFVAIPWFVLMTTGSAANVGMVTAAELAGMLLTAALGGPLIDRAGPARTAPLADLGAALCVGAIPLAQATTGLALWSLVLLAGAFGAFREPGQTARRVAVPELVTRAGVAMERGAGGMDAALRAGHLSGAPLAGGALALFDPSGVLWISTATMLFSASLVAYACHGVTVSGAGECEGFSRRYAAGLGYLRRDRLIAGIMGLLLLTNTLDLAFTGVFLPTYSARVLHDSVALGVLVGALGGAALTGNLLFTWLGARVRRRRALFVFAFALGPVPPHLALAGGAGFAVLFGVVVVGGLLAGMINPILAAVTYERVPAELRGRVLSLTTLVAQGGTPLGVLFGGLAVDSLGLRATLSCTAVAYLVVLVMPVLGRSWREMDRPRPRATAAEAVGSTPHGGQELSDSSPPGGGRRAENPGW encoded by the coding sequence ATGAACCGATTACGGCTGCTGACGCTGTGGTTGTCGACCGGCACCGTCAGCACCGCCAGCGCGGCCGGGTTCGTGGCGATTCCGTGGTTCGTGCTCATGACCACCGGAAGCGCGGCGAACGTGGGCATGGTCACCGCGGCCGAACTCGCGGGGATGCTGCTGACCGCCGCGCTCGGTGGGCCACTGATCGACCGAGCCGGACCGGCACGGACCGCTCCACTGGCCGACCTGGGCGCCGCGCTGTGCGTCGGCGCGATCCCGTTGGCGCAGGCCACCACCGGGCTCGCGCTCTGGTCGCTGGTGCTGCTGGCCGGCGCGTTCGGAGCGTTCCGCGAGCCCGGTCAGACCGCGCGCCGGGTCGCCGTCCCTGAGCTGGTCACCAGGGCGGGGGTGGCCATGGAGCGCGGTGCGGGCGGCATGGACGCCGCACTCCGGGCGGGCCACCTGTCGGGAGCACCGCTGGCCGGTGGTGCGCTGGCGCTGTTCGACCCTTCGGGAGTGCTCTGGATCAGCACCGCGACGATGCTGTTCTCCGCGTCGCTCGTGGCCTACGCCTGTCACGGGGTGACCGTCTCGGGGGCCGGGGAGTGCGAAGGATTCTCGCGCCGGTACGCGGCGGGACTCGGTTATCTCCGCCGCGACCGACTGATCGCCGGGATCATGGGGCTGCTGCTGTTGACCAACACGCTCGACCTCGCGTTCACGGGTGTCTTCCTGCCCACCTACTCGGCTCGGGTCCTGCACGACTCCGTGGCACTCGGTGTGCTGGTCGGCGCGCTGGGCGGAGCCGCACTGACGGGGAATCTGCTGTTCACCTGGCTCGGTGCTCGGGTGCGGCGCCGAAGAGCCCTGTTCGTGTTCGCCTTCGCGCTGGGTCCGGTACCGCCGCACCTCGCGCTGGCCGGAGGCGCCGGATTCGCGGTGCTGTTCGGCGTGGTGGTGGTGGGCGGACTGCTCGCCGGGATGATCAACCCGATCCTGGCCGCCGTGACCTACGAGCGAGTACCGGCCGAACTGCGCGGTCGAGTGCTGAGCCTGACAACCCTCGTCGCACAGGGCGGCACCCCGCTGGGAGTGCTGTTCGGCGGGTTGGCGGTGGACTCCCTCGGGCTGCGTGCCACGTTGAGCTGCACGGCCGTGGCCTATCTGGTGGTGCTGGTGATGCCGGTGCTCGGGAGGAGCTGGCGGGAGATGGACCGTCCCCGACCGCGGGCGACGGCAGCGGAGGCGGTGGGCAGTACACCGCACGGCGGACAGGAGTTATCGGATTCGTCACCTCCGGGTGGTGGTCGAAGGGCCGAGAACCCGGGATGGTGA
- a CDS encoding M24 family metallopeptidase, translating to MSTVATKQDPTVLSARLQRAAEKAAAADIDALLISPGSDLGYLIGVDGESFERLSCLVLPAAGSGLSPVLVVPKLEELGYSEVPAQELGLEITTWVDGQDPHAMVADLLRRGGSAPSRVGVADVMPALHTLPLRSALPGTEQLLANPVLRALRMRKAPEEIRALREAGAAIDRVHARMGEFLRVGRTEAEVGADISRAIVEEGHSEAEFVIVGSGPNGASPHHALSERVIQEGDVVVVDIGGPMPSGYNSDCTRTYSLGEPRGADVRGTYEVLHAAQRAAVETVRPGATPAEVDAAAREPITAAGFGDCFVHRTGHGIGLDVHEEPYIMGGSDLALEPGMAFSIEPGIYQQGHWGARIEDIVVVTEHGVESVNNQPHELVVLPT from the coding sequence ATGTCCACCGTTGCAACGAAGCAGGACCCCACAGTGCTCTCGGCGCGGCTACAGCGCGCCGCCGAGAAGGCTGCCGCCGCGGACATCGACGCGCTGCTGATCTCACCGGGATCCGACCTCGGCTACCTCATCGGGGTCGACGGTGAGTCCTTCGAACGGCTCAGCTGCCTGGTGCTGCCCGCCGCGGGCAGCGGGCTCTCCCCGGTGCTCGTCGTCCCCAAGCTCGAGGAGCTCGGTTACTCCGAGGTGCCCGCCCAGGAGCTGGGACTCGAGATCACCACCTGGGTCGACGGGCAGGATCCGCACGCCATGGTCGCCGACCTGCTGCGCAGGGGCGGCTCCGCACCATCCCGAGTGGGGGTGGCCGACGTGATGCCCGCCCTGCACACCCTGCCGCTGCGGAGTGCTCTGCCGGGAACCGAGCAGCTGCTGGCGAACCCGGTGCTGCGCGCGCTGCGCATGCGCAAGGCCCCCGAGGAGATCCGGGCCCTGCGCGAGGCCGGTGCCGCCATCGACCGGGTGCACGCCCGGATGGGCGAGTTCCTCCGGGTGGGGCGTACCGAGGCCGAGGTGGGCGCCGACATCAGCCGGGCGATCGTCGAGGAGGGCCACTCCGAGGCCGAGTTCGTCATCGTCGGTTCCGGCCCGAACGGCGCCAGCCCGCACCACGCTCTCTCCGAACGGGTGATCCAGGAGGGGGATGTGGTCGTGGTGGACATCGGTGGTCCCATGCCGAGCGGTTACAACTCGGACTGCACCCGCACCTACTCGCTCGGCGAGCCGCGCGGCGCCGACGTGCGCGGCACCTACGAAGTGCTGCACGCCGCCCAGCGGGCCGCGGTCGAAACCGTACGCCCCGGTGCCACCCCCGCCGAGGTCGACGCCGCCGCCAGGGAGCCGATCACCGCCGCCGGGTTCGGCGACTGCTTCGTGCACCGCACCGGGCACGGCATCGGTCTGGACGTGCACGAGGAGCCCTACATCATGGGCGGCAGCGACCTCGCGCTCGAACCGGGGATGGCGTTCAGCATCGAGCCCGGGATCTACCAGCAGGGACACTGGGGTGCCAGGATCGAGGACATCGTCGTGGTCACCGAGCACGGCGTGGAGAGTGTGAACAACCAGCCGCACGAGTTGGTGGTGCTGCCGACGTGA